Part of the Cydia fagiglandana chromosome 2, ilCydFagi1.1, whole genome shotgun sequence genome, TCCGGGCACTGTGGGCCAGGCCGCGCGAGCTCTCGTCAACAAATGGAAATGTATGGTCGCATCTGAGGAAAGCGACCAGGAAGCCGATCAAAACAATGACAGTGAGCTCTCAAGATCCTAGCTGCATGCttgtgtttatttttctattttagaTAGTATATATTTTCATAGTAACTATTTAAATTTAGTTGTCAATATTGTTATGTGTGCAGCCTGATGTTAAATACACTTTGTGTGtgtgaaaattattttaataatgagCTTAATTATCCTGTATCAGCCACTAACTACAATGGGCATGGAAATGGAAAAGATTCTGATGACAGTGCTAGTCGGTCTAGAAGTAGGCACAATGATGACTCGGAAAGATCATATAAATCTGACGGATCCCAGATAAATGGAAATACAAGTGGAACCAAGAGGAAATATCACAGCAGTGAGGTTAGCATTATTTCTTATTACATTTTACCAGAGCCTTATTGCCTAATTAACTTGTATTAATGATGTATGTAGGCCCTCACATTTAAAGCATTTTGCAAATTGTTAAAGATTACTATTGTGCTAAACATTTTGTAGAATGTCCATCATGTATTACAAAAAAGGTATAAATAGGACAGAGTGCAAGGAAACAAGTTTATTTGCATAAGCACACTATACAACATAAGTTGaacataatattgcatttgTCTACCATAAATAAGGATGCCAATTGTGTACAATTGTctattgtacagtcaacggtaaaaatatgggtgtagacaacttactcaaaaatatgtcccatagttcttaattcactgacataagagttatgggacatatttttgaaatgatttgtacacccatatttttaccgttgactgtacattatAACAACAGTCTATAATGTTTTTGCTCGCAGACAACAGAGAGGGTAATAAGAATCTTTGTAAAGTATGTACTAAAAACTATGCATCATTTTTCAATGCATCAacagtttcttttttaattatttatgtgatTCCAATCCTAAACAGctttttattttagttcatgTTTTGTAATCTTGTAGGAAGAAGATTATAGCACTAAAAAGTCCAAATATTCAAGCTCCAGTGAGAGTAATAGCCAGAAAAGACCAGTTAAAGTCAAGCAGGAACCATCGGAAAGTGATGATCATCATGACTCGGAAGATTCACAGAGCTCAGACAGTGAGAGTGAGATGTCTGATTCCTCAAGCGATGATAGAAATCATAGGAATActaatcaaaaaataaaaatagaaccTTCTGAAAACCACAGATCTGCATCAACAAATCATTCTTTGCACAACCATAATGTGGAACCTAAAAAAGAAACATCCTCATCAAAAAAGTTATCTGATAATGAGAGACATTCTAAAAGTCATAGTTCGGACTCAAGAAATCCATCTAGCAAAACCTCGTCTAGTGAGAAGGCTCAGAGCTCACATAAACATACTAAATCCATGGACAAGGAAAGTAGTTCAGAGAAGAAACACAAATCTGATCATAGTGCTGAAAAAGATAAGAAAAGAGAAGACAGCAATTCGTCTAGTAAACATAAGACTTCCTCTGAAAAACATAGGAGTTCTTCTGAAAAGCATAGTCATTCTTCTGAAAAACAAAGAAGTTCCTCTGAAAGCCACAAGTCCAGCTCACAAAAAGAGAAGTCTGATAGAAGTAAAGAAAAACATGACAAGAATGAGAAGCGTGAAAATAAATCTGAAAAACACTCCAGCCAGTCTCATAAATCAGACAAAGAAAAACATAACTCAAGAAAGAGTTCTTCTGATAAAGAAATGCAAAAACACAAGTCAAGAGAAAGTAGTAGTAGTTCTAAGGAAAAGCATAGTTTGTCTAGCACTGAAAAAAGTAAAGATAGGAGTAGTTCTTCTAAAGAAAAATCAAGTCATAGCCATAAGAGTGAGAAAAAGTCATCACATGAGAGTAAATCCAAGAATGACAGCAAAGATAAAAACAAGGTTGATGACAGGAGTAGTGAGAAAAAGTCTAAACATAATTCAAGTTCCTCTTCATCTCACAAAAGTGAGAAGTCAAGCAGTAAAGTGGCTGTACCAAAGACAAAACCACAAACAAACAATATTGTGGATAGTGATGATGGTATTGATTGTGGATCAGgtaatcaattttttttataagattaTATCATTTAGTGCCCTATATTGTACCTTGGCCTACACATTGGAACATTTATCCCATTGTTTTAATATTGTCAGATTTATTGATAGTGGAAGAAGTGTAATGTCAAATATCAACTTTTAACTTTATACCCGAGTTATCACATGATGTGTGGGGCCATTCAGCATTATCTACTTCAGCTGTCAAACTTGAGGAACTGATTTTTCttagatattattattttcttctatTCATTACTCATTAGTATTAGATATTAGTTATGGACAGTTTCATCAACcattataaatatttagttcCGAAAATTTGTTAATATAATTTATCTTTCTATCTTAAAAActgttattaaatttaaaggTGCCAGTTTTGCTGAAGCCCTGGGCATGGCTAGTCCTGTGAAGCCAAAAAAGAAATCAGTTTCTTTAAAAGAAATGTCTTCACCCAACACATTCAATAATGATGTAAGTACGCGTTTTAACTTAAGCCGCCCCCCCCTCCCTCAtccagcgtctttcgagcgtcggcgtctggtcagcgctatggaaaatgacgtcgctgttgcgtcgacgttgcgtcgagcagcggccatagaattgtagacgccgacgctcgaaagacgccagatgtgggggggccctaactcATACAGTTAAtttagtttaaatattttattagcataactacaaataaaaaaatcgggGTAAGGTTGAATTcgagaaaaaaataaatgtctTGCTATCATTCTGGCTTACTAAACAATTACTACACATCATCaactactactaagtaggtactaataaataataatagggtattatactgtatttaaaataaattattttacagcaccaaataaataaagcaccagagaATTATTAGATAAACACAAAttggagttatttttaaacacaagttctttttaataaatcggatagaaatataaaaagtatgcGAGTTGACCGTGaggtcacgatgtaatgtttcatataaattccatattagcaaatcgttttgattGTTctaaaaaaagtaactgatttgactagtaggaaaataccctctTGCACGCAATCCCCAGACGGCCTGAGCGAGGCGTAACAACGCTAAGAGGATGATGAACAGTCAGCTGAAGATTTAGTTGGCCCACCTGCTTACAAACTTCTATAGCAAGCGGACCAGctaaatttgtatttaaatttcaTAAGTTTCACGTTAAATCCGTGTTTCGACAGCTAAGCCCAGCGGCGTTGCTCGCGCCGAGCGCGAAGCTAGCGCCGCTGCCGGCGCTGGAGATCTCCGCGCTGCCCGAGATCTCGCCCAACTACCGGCCGCGCCCGCCCCCCCGCCTCATGCCGCACTTCACCGACGAACACGCCATGAGCCAAGTCATATCTTCAAAGAACCAAAGGTGATTATTTAGTGCATAGATTTTTAAATCAAATCACTGACCGAAATGTACCTTTTTCAGGTTGTCTGAAATCTCTTGTTCGTTTTTTGGGCATTGAATGCATTGATTAACATTTTAGTGCAACAACGCCTCAGGATCAGGAGCGCCATCTGCTttggtttttagtttttagggttccgtacctcaacagaaaaaaacggaacccttataggatcactcgtgcgtctgt contains:
- the LOC134675319 gene encoding transcription elongation factor B polypeptide 3 yields the protein MASVLDLVKHYQHAIEKYPNDEQKVLKSIDKLFGLGVTVQHLQETGVGRTVNALRKDPGTVGQAARALVNKWKCMVASEESDQEADQNNDTTNYNGHGNGKDSDDSASRSRSRHNDDSERSYKSDGSQINGNTSGTKRKYHSSEEEDYSTKKSKYSSSSESNSQKRPVKVKQEPSESDDHHDSEDSQSSDSESEMSDSSSDDRNHRNTNQKIKIEPSENHRSASTNHSLHNHNVEPKKETSSSKKLSDNERHSKSHSSDSRNPSSKTSSSEKAQSSHKHTKSMDKESSSEKKHKSDHSAEKDKKREDSNSSSKHKTSSEKHRSSSEKHSHSSEKQRSSSESHKSSSQKEKSDRSKEKHDKNEKRENKSEKHSSQSHKSDKEKHNSRKSSSDKEMQKHKSRESSSSSKEKHSLSSTEKSKDRSSSSKEKSSHSHKSEKKSSHESKSKNDSKDKNKVDDRSSEKKSKHNSSSSSSHKSEKSSSKVAVPKTKPQTNNIVDSDDGIDCGSGASFAEALGMASPVKPKKKSVSLKEMSSPNTFNNDLSPAALLAPSAKLAPLPALEISALPEISPNYRPRPPPRLMPHFTDEHAMSQVISSKNQRTKVYSGNKVIGKIPTLYELCVHVLQEHIDALEFTGGVPYEILKPIVDKATPQQLFMLEYHNPYLTEDTDHLWKAFCEKHFRNKKRQEMEAWREMYMRCQEEQEDKLKSLTANIRMTQEAKKAPIKQTKMAYVDSVVKPPRNIARKQAQHGTAFAASASPAARVAALAAAPNVLRGGARAGPAPVLPAGAQLKPKKAPLMAKALQFMRGRKR